The following are encoded together in the Ovis canadensis isolate MfBH-ARS-UI-01 breed Bighorn chromosome 2, ARS-UI_OviCan_v2, whole genome shotgun sequence genome:
- the FHIP2B gene encoding FHF complex subunit HOOK-interacting protein 2B isoform X4, whose amino-acid sequence MLSRLGALLQEAVGAREPSIDLLEAFVEHWKGITNYYIESTDENTPAKKTDIPWRLKQMLDILVYEEKQQAAAGEAGPCLEYLLQHKILETLCTLGKAEYPPGMRQQVLQFFSKVLAQVQHPLLHYLNVHRPVQKLLRLGGTVPGSLTEKEEVQFTTVLCSKIQQDPALLTYILEKGRVALKARENLLLLVSVASQAAATYMVQSSPCCPAIVEHLCQLYQSLPSSLDPADIAALEGISWRLPSAPSDEASFPGKEALAAFLGWFDYCDHLITEAHTVVSDALAKAVAEKLFVEILQPQLLHVSEQSVLTSTALLTVMLRQLRSPALLREAVAFLLGMDQQPAAPEDSPRTLCAHLIRHCDHLSDEISIATLRLFEELLQKPHEQIVRSLILCYLEGRPYMARGSPEPESYEDTLDLEEDPYFTDSFLDSGFQPSAKPPPAPATNPDGKTAVTEIVNSFLCLVPEEAKTSAFLEETGYDTYVHDAYGLFQECSSRVTPWGWPLAPPPLDPHEPEQPFFEGPFLQMLFDRMSRILEQPYSLNLQVTSVLSRLALFPHPLIHEYLLDPYTNLAPGCRSLFSVLVRVIGDLMQRIQRVPQFPGKLLLVRRQLMGQVPGEQLDHQTFLQGVVVLEEFCKELAAIAFVKFPPHSPHLHLSKPREGHV is encoded by the exons ATGCTGAGCCGGCTCGGGGCGCTGCTGCAGGAGGCCGTGGGGGCG CGGGAGCCCAGCATTGACTTGCTGGAGGCCTTCGTGGAACACTGGAAGGGCATCACGAACTACTACATCGAAAGCACAG ATGAAAACACCCCCGCCAAGAAAACAGATATTCCCTGGCGGCTGAAGCAGATGCTGGATATCCTGGTGTATGAGGAGAAGCAGCAGGCCGCGGCTGGCGAGGCGGGGCCTTGCCTGGAGTACCTGCTGCAGCACAAGATCCTGGAGACCCTGTGCACACTGGGCAAGGCCGAG TACCCACCTGGCATGCGGCAGCAGGTGCTCCAGTTCTTCAGCAAGGTTCTGGCCCAAGTGCAACACCCACTCCTGCATTATCTCAACGTCCACAGACCCGTGCAG AAACTTCTCCGACTTGGTGGGACAGTTCCTGGATCCCTCACAGAAAAGGAGGAGGTGCAGTTCACCACAGTCCTCTGCTCCAAGATCCAGCAGGACCCAGCCCTGCTCACCTATATCCTAGAA AAAGGTCGGGTGGCCCTGAAGGCCCGGGAGAACCTGCTGCTCCTGGTAAGTGTGGCGTCCCAGGCGGCCGCCACCTACATGGTACAGAGCAGCCCTTGTTGTCCTGCCATCGTCGAGCACCTCTGCCAGCTGTACCAGTCCCTGCCCAGCTCCTTGGACCCTGCAGACATTGCTGCTTTAGAGGGCATCAGCTGGAG GTTACCCAGCGCCCCATCTGATGAGGCTTCCTTCCCCGGCAAGGAGGCCTTGGCTGCCTTTTTGGGCTGGTTTGACTACTGTGACCACCTCATCACAGAGGCACACACG GTGGTTTCGGATGCCTTGGCAAAGGCTGTGGCTGAGAAGTTATTTGTGGAAATTCTGCAGCCCCAGCTCCTACATGT GTCTGAACAGAGCGTCCTGACCTCCACTGCCCTGCTCACAGTCATGCTGCGCCAGCTCCGCTCCCCGGCGCTGCTGCGGGAGGCTGTGGCCTTCCTCCTGGGCATGGACCAGCAGCCTGCAGCCCCTGAGGACAGCCCCCGCACCCTGTGCGCCCACCTCATCAGGCACTGTGACCACCTCTCTGATGAG ATCAGCATCGCCACACTGCGGCTGTTTGAGGAGCTACTGCAGAAGCCCCATGAACAGATTGTCCGGAGCCTGATCCTGTGCTACCTGGAGGGCCGTCCTTACATGGCCCGTGGCTCGCCTGAGCCCGAAAGCTACGAGGACACCCT AGACCTAGAGGAAGATCCCTACTTCACCGACAGCTTCCTCGACTCTGGCTTTCAGCCCTCCGCAAAGCCTCCCCCGGCCCCTGCCACCAACCCTGATGGCAAGACAGCAGTGACCGAGATTGTCAACAG TTTCCTCTGCCTCGTTCCTGAGGAAGCCAAGACATCGGCCTTCCTGGAGGAGACAGGATACGACACGTACGTCCACGATGCTTATGGACTG TTCCAGGAGTGCAGCTCCCGAGTGACACCCTGGGGCTGGCCactggctcccccacccctggaccCCCATGAACCCGAACAGCCTTTCTTTGAGGGTCCCTTCCTCCAAATGCTGTTTGACCGCATGTCCCGGATTTTAGAACAG CCATACAGCCTGAACCTGCAGGTGACCTCAGTCCTGTCCCGGCTtgccctcttcccccacccccttatCCACGAGTACCTCCTGGATCCCTACACCAACTTGGCCCCTGGCTGCCGAAGCCTGTTCTCTGTGCTCGTCAGG GTGATCGGGGACTTGATGCAGAGAATTCAGAGGGTTCCCCAGTTCCCAGGCAAACTGCTCCTGGTGCGCAGGCAGCTGATGGGCCAAGTCCCTGGGGAGCA GCTGGACCACCAGACCTTCCTCCAGGGCGTGGTCGTCCTGGAGGAATTCTGCAAGGAGCTGGCTGCCATTGCTTTCGTCAAGTTCCCCCCACACAGTCCTCACCTGCACCTCTCCAAACCCCGAGAAGGGCATGTCTGA
- the FHIP2B gene encoding FHF complex subunit HOOK-interacting protein 2B isoform X1 — MLSRLGALLQEAVGAREPSIDLLEAFVEHWKGITNYYIESTDENTPAKKTDIPWRLKQMLDILVYEEKQQAAAGEAGPCLEYLLQHKILETLCTLGKAEYPPGMRQQVLQFFSKVLAQVQHPLLHYLNVHRPVQKLLRLGGTVPGSLTEKEEVQFTTVLCSKIQQDPALLTYILEGKKTIGRKASREATASLREAASVRDKDRPHSKAPDSGTCGAWASNTQLPAETQEPDGAIGESSLITTLIGLCKSKKGRVALKARENLLLLVSVASQAAATYMVQSSPCCPAIVEHLCQLYQSLPSSLDPADIAALEGISWRLPSAPSDEASFPGKEALAAFLGWFDYCDHLITEAHTVVSDALAKAVAEKLFVEILQPQLLHVSEQSVLTSTALLTVMLRQLRSPALLREAVAFLLGMDQQPAAPEDSPRTLCAHLIRHCDHLSDEISIATLRLFEELLQKPHEQIVRSLILCYLEGRPYMARGSPEPESYEDTLDLEEDPYFTDSFLDSGFQPSAKPPPAPATNPDGKTAVTEIVNSFLCLVPEEAKTSAFLEETGYDTYVHDAYGLFQECSSRVTPWGWPLAPPPLDPHEPEQPFFEGPFLQMLFDRMSRILEQPYSLNLQVTSVLSRLALFPHPLIHEYLLDPYTNLAPGCRSLFSVLVRVIGDLMQRIQRVPQFPGKLLLVRRQLMGQVPGEQLDHQTFLQGVVVLEEFCKELAAIAFVKFPPHSPHLHLSKPREGHV; from the exons ATGCTGAGCCGGCTCGGGGCGCTGCTGCAGGAGGCCGTGGGGGCG CGGGAGCCCAGCATTGACTTGCTGGAGGCCTTCGTGGAACACTGGAAGGGCATCACGAACTACTACATCGAAAGCACAG ATGAAAACACCCCCGCCAAGAAAACAGATATTCCCTGGCGGCTGAAGCAGATGCTGGATATCCTGGTGTATGAGGAGAAGCAGCAGGCCGCGGCTGGCGAGGCGGGGCCTTGCCTGGAGTACCTGCTGCAGCACAAGATCCTGGAGACCCTGTGCACACTGGGCAAGGCCGAG TACCCACCTGGCATGCGGCAGCAGGTGCTCCAGTTCTTCAGCAAGGTTCTGGCCCAAGTGCAACACCCACTCCTGCATTATCTCAACGTCCACAGACCCGTGCAG AAACTTCTCCGACTTGGTGGGACAGTTCCTGGATCCCTCACAGAAAAGGAGGAGGTGCAGTTCACCACAGTCCTCTGCTCCAAGATCCAGCAGGACCCAGCCCTGCTCACCTATATCCTAGAA GGTAAAAAGACTATTGGTAGGAAGGCATCCAGAGAAGCCACCGCCTCTCTGAGAGAGGCAGCCAGTGTCAGGGACAAGGACCGCCCACACAGCAAGGCTCCGGACAGTGGTACCTGTGGGGCCTGGGCCTCAAACACCCAGCTGCCTGCTGAGACCCAGGAGCCAGATGGAGCCATTGGGGAGAGCAGCCTCATTACCACCCTGATTGGCTTGTGCAAGAGCAAG AAAGGTCGGGTGGCCCTGAAGGCCCGGGAGAACCTGCTGCTCCTGGTAAGTGTGGCGTCCCAGGCGGCCGCCACCTACATGGTACAGAGCAGCCCTTGTTGTCCTGCCATCGTCGAGCACCTCTGCCAGCTGTACCAGTCCCTGCCCAGCTCCTTGGACCCTGCAGACATTGCTGCTTTAGAGGGCATCAGCTGGAG GTTACCCAGCGCCCCATCTGATGAGGCTTCCTTCCCCGGCAAGGAGGCCTTGGCTGCCTTTTTGGGCTGGTTTGACTACTGTGACCACCTCATCACAGAGGCACACACG GTGGTTTCGGATGCCTTGGCAAAGGCTGTGGCTGAGAAGTTATTTGTGGAAATTCTGCAGCCCCAGCTCCTACATGT GTCTGAACAGAGCGTCCTGACCTCCACTGCCCTGCTCACAGTCATGCTGCGCCAGCTCCGCTCCCCGGCGCTGCTGCGGGAGGCTGTGGCCTTCCTCCTGGGCATGGACCAGCAGCCTGCAGCCCCTGAGGACAGCCCCCGCACCCTGTGCGCCCACCTCATCAGGCACTGTGACCACCTCTCTGATGAG ATCAGCATCGCCACACTGCGGCTGTTTGAGGAGCTACTGCAGAAGCCCCATGAACAGATTGTCCGGAGCCTGATCCTGTGCTACCTGGAGGGCCGTCCTTACATGGCCCGTGGCTCGCCTGAGCCCGAAAGCTACGAGGACACCCT AGACCTAGAGGAAGATCCCTACTTCACCGACAGCTTCCTCGACTCTGGCTTTCAGCCCTCCGCAAAGCCTCCCCCGGCCCCTGCCACCAACCCTGATGGCAAGACAGCAGTGACCGAGATTGTCAACAG TTTCCTCTGCCTCGTTCCTGAGGAAGCCAAGACATCGGCCTTCCTGGAGGAGACAGGATACGACACGTACGTCCACGATGCTTATGGACTG TTCCAGGAGTGCAGCTCCCGAGTGACACCCTGGGGCTGGCCactggctcccccacccctggaccCCCATGAACCCGAACAGCCTTTCTTTGAGGGTCCCTTCCTCCAAATGCTGTTTGACCGCATGTCCCGGATTTTAGAACAG CCATACAGCCTGAACCTGCAGGTGACCTCAGTCCTGTCCCGGCTtgccctcttcccccacccccttatCCACGAGTACCTCCTGGATCCCTACACCAACTTGGCCCCTGGCTGCCGAAGCCTGTTCTCTGTGCTCGTCAGG GTGATCGGGGACTTGATGCAGAGAATTCAGAGGGTTCCCCAGTTCCCAGGCAAACTGCTCCTGGTGCGCAGGCAGCTGATGGGCCAAGTCCCTGGGGAGCA GCTGGACCACCAGACCTTCCTCCAGGGCGTGGTCGTCCTGGAGGAATTCTGCAAGGAGCTGGCTGCCATTGCTTTCGTCAAGTTCCCCCCACACAGTCCTCACCTGCACCTCTCCAAACCCCGAGAAGGGCATGTCTGA
- the FHIP2B gene encoding FHF complex subunit HOOK-interacting protein 2B isoform X3, whose translation MLDILVYEEKQQAAAGEAGPCLEYLLQHKILETLCTLGKAEYPPGMRQQVLQFFSKVLAQVQHPLLHYLNVHRPVQKLLRLGGTVPGSLTEKEEVQFTTVLCSKIQQDPALLTYILEGKKTIGRKASREATASLREAASVRDKDRPHSKAPDSGTCGAWASNTQLPAETQEPDGAIGESSLITTLIGLCKSKKGRVALKARENLLLLVSVASQAAATYMVQSSPCCPAIVEHLCQLYQSLPSSLDPADIAALEGISWRLPSAPSDEASFPGKEALAAFLGWFDYCDHLITEAHTVVSDALAKAVAEKLFVEILQPQLLHVSEQSVLTSTALLTVMLRQLRSPALLREAVAFLLGMDQQPAAPEDSPRTLCAHLIRHCDHLSDEISIATLRLFEELLQKPHEQIVRSLILCYLEGRPYMARGSPEPESYEDTLDLEEDPYFTDSFLDSGFQPSAKPPPAPATNPDGKTAVTEIVNSFLCLVPEEAKTSAFLEETGYDTYVHDAYGLFQECSSRVTPWGWPLAPPPLDPHEPEQPFFEGPFLQMLFDRMSRILEQPYSLNLQVTSVLSRLALFPHPLIHEYLLDPYTNLAPGCRSLFSVLVRVIGDLMQRIQRVPQFPGKLLLVRRQLMGQVPGEQLDHQTFLQGVVVLEEFCKELAAIAFVKFPPHSPHLHLSKPREGHV comes from the exons ATGCTGGATATCCTGGTGTATGAGGAGAAGCAGCAGGCCGCGGCTGGCGAGGCGGGGCCTTGCCTGGAGTACCTGCTGCAGCACAAGATCCTGGAGACCCTGTGCACACTGGGCAAGGCCGAG TACCCACCTGGCATGCGGCAGCAGGTGCTCCAGTTCTTCAGCAAGGTTCTGGCCCAAGTGCAACACCCACTCCTGCATTATCTCAACGTCCACAGACCCGTGCAG AAACTTCTCCGACTTGGTGGGACAGTTCCTGGATCCCTCACAGAAAAGGAGGAGGTGCAGTTCACCACAGTCCTCTGCTCCAAGATCCAGCAGGACCCAGCCCTGCTCACCTATATCCTAGAA GGTAAAAAGACTATTGGTAGGAAGGCATCCAGAGAAGCCACCGCCTCTCTGAGAGAGGCAGCCAGTGTCAGGGACAAGGACCGCCCACACAGCAAGGCTCCGGACAGTGGTACCTGTGGGGCCTGGGCCTCAAACACCCAGCTGCCTGCTGAGACCCAGGAGCCAGATGGAGCCATTGGGGAGAGCAGCCTCATTACCACCCTGATTGGCTTGTGCAAGAGCAAG AAAGGTCGGGTGGCCCTGAAGGCCCGGGAGAACCTGCTGCTCCTGGTAAGTGTGGCGTCCCAGGCGGCCGCCACCTACATGGTACAGAGCAGCCCTTGTTGTCCTGCCATCGTCGAGCACCTCTGCCAGCTGTACCAGTCCCTGCCCAGCTCCTTGGACCCTGCAGACATTGCTGCTTTAGAGGGCATCAGCTGGAG GTTACCCAGCGCCCCATCTGATGAGGCTTCCTTCCCCGGCAAGGAGGCCTTGGCTGCCTTTTTGGGCTGGTTTGACTACTGTGACCACCTCATCACAGAGGCACACACG GTGGTTTCGGATGCCTTGGCAAAGGCTGTGGCTGAGAAGTTATTTGTGGAAATTCTGCAGCCCCAGCTCCTACATGT GTCTGAACAGAGCGTCCTGACCTCCACTGCCCTGCTCACAGTCATGCTGCGCCAGCTCCGCTCCCCGGCGCTGCTGCGGGAGGCTGTGGCCTTCCTCCTGGGCATGGACCAGCAGCCTGCAGCCCCTGAGGACAGCCCCCGCACCCTGTGCGCCCACCTCATCAGGCACTGTGACCACCTCTCTGATGAG ATCAGCATCGCCACACTGCGGCTGTTTGAGGAGCTACTGCAGAAGCCCCATGAACAGATTGTCCGGAGCCTGATCCTGTGCTACCTGGAGGGCCGTCCTTACATGGCCCGTGGCTCGCCTGAGCCCGAAAGCTACGAGGACACCCT AGACCTAGAGGAAGATCCCTACTTCACCGACAGCTTCCTCGACTCTGGCTTTCAGCCCTCCGCAAAGCCTCCCCCGGCCCCTGCCACCAACCCTGATGGCAAGACAGCAGTGACCGAGATTGTCAACAG TTTCCTCTGCCTCGTTCCTGAGGAAGCCAAGACATCGGCCTTCCTGGAGGAGACAGGATACGACACGTACGTCCACGATGCTTATGGACTG TTCCAGGAGTGCAGCTCCCGAGTGACACCCTGGGGCTGGCCactggctcccccacccctggaccCCCATGAACCCGAACAGCCTTTCTTTGAGGGTCCCTTCCTCCAAATGCTGTTTGACCGCATGTCCCGGATTTTAGAACAG CCATACAGCCTGAACCTGCAGGTGACCTCAGTCCTGTCCCGGCTtgccctcttcccccacccccttatCCACGAGTACCTCCTGGATCCCTACACCAACTTGGCCCCTGGCTGCCGAAGCCTGTTCTCTGTGCTCGTCAGG GTGATCGGGGACTTGATGCAGAGAATTCAGAGGGTTCCCCAGTTCCCAGGCAAACTGCTCCTGGTGCGCAGGCAGCTGATGGGCCAAGTCCCTGGGGAGCA GCTGGACCACCAGACCTTCCTCCAGGGCGTGGTCGTCCTGGAGGAATTCTGCAAGGAGCTGGCTGCCATTGCTTTCGTCAAGTTCCCCCCACACAGTCCTCACCTGCACCTCTCCAAACCCCGAGAAGGGCATGTCTGA
- the FHIP2B gene encoding FHF complex subunit HOOK-interacting protein 2B isoform X5, producing MLSRLGALLQEAVGAREPSIDLLEAFVEHWKGITNYYIESTDENTPAKKTDIPWRLKQMLDILVYEEKQQAAAGEAGPCLEYLLQHKILETLCTLGKAEYPPGMRQQVLQFFSKVLAQVQHPLLHYLNVHRPVQKLLRLGGTVPGSLTEKEEVQFTTVLCSKIQQDPALLTYILEKGRVALKARENLLLLVSVASQAAATYMVQSSPCCPAIVEHLCQLYQSLPSSLDPADIAALEGISWRLPSAPSDEASFPGKEALAAFLGWFDYCDHLITEAHTVVSDALAKAVAEKLFVEILQPQLLHVSEQSVLTSTALLTVMLRQLRSPALLREAVAFLLGMDQQPAAPEDSPRTLCAHLIRHCDHLSDEISIATLRLFEELLQKPHEQIVRSLILCYLEGRPYMARGSPEPESYEDTLDLEEDPYFTDSFLDSGFQPSAKPPPAPATNPDGKTAVTEIVNSFLCLVPEEAKTSAFLEETGYDTYVHDAYGLPYSLNLQVTSVLSRLALFPHPLIHEYLLDPYTNLAPGCRSLFSVLVRVIGDLMQRIQRVPQFPGKLLLVRRQLMGQVPGEQLDHQTFLQGVVVLEEFCKELAAIAFVKFPPHSPHLHLSKPREGHV from the exons ATGCTGAGCCGGCTCGGGGCGCTGCTGCAGGAGGCCGTGGGGGCG CGGGAGCCCAGCATTGACTTGCTGGAGGCCTTCGTGGAACACTGGAAGGGCATCACGAACTACTACATCGAAAGCACAG ATGAAAACACCCCCGCCAAGAAAACAGATATTCCCTGGCGGCTGAAGCAGATGCTGGATATCCTGGTGTATGAGGAGAAGCAGCAGGCCGCGGCTGGCGAGGCGGGGCCTTGCCTGGAGTACCTGCTGCAGCACAAGATCCTGGAGACCCTGTGCACACTGGGCAAGGCCGAG TACCCACCTGGCATGCGGCAGCAGGTGCTCCAGTTCTTCAGCAAGGTTCTGGCCCAAGTGCAACACCCACTCCTGCATTATCTCAACGTCCACAGACCCGTGCAG AAACTTCTCCGACTTGGTGGGACAGTTCCTGGATCCCTCACAGAAAAGGAGGAGGTGCAGTTCACCACAGTCCTCTGCTCCAAGATCCAGCAGGACCCAGCCCTGCTCACCTATATCCTAGAA AAAGGTCGGGTGGCCCTGAAGGCCCGGGAGAACCTGCTGCTCCTGGTAAGTGTGGCGTCCCAGGCGGCCGCCACCTACATGGTACAGAGCAGCCCTTGTTGTCCTGCCATCGTCGAGCACCTCTGCCAGCTGTACCAGTCCCTGCCCAGCTCCTTGGACCCTGCAGACATTGCTGCTTTAGAGGGCATCAGCTGGAG GTTACCCAGCGCCCCATCTGATGAGGCTTCCTTCCCCGGCAAGGAGGCCTTGGCTGCCTTTTTGGGCTGGTTTGACTACTGTGACCACCTCATCACAGAGGCACACACG GTGGTTTCGGATGCCTTGGCAAAGGCTGTGGCTGAGAAGTTATTTGTGGAAATTCTGCAGCCCCAGCTCCTACATGT GTCTGAACAGAGCGTCCTGACCTCCACTGCCCTGCTCACAGTCATGCTGCGCCAGCTCCGCTCCCCGGCGCTGCTGCGGGAGGCTGTGGCCTTCCTCCTGGGCATGGACCAGCAGCCTGCAGCCCCTGAGGACAGCCCCCGCACCCTGTGCGCCCACCTCATCAGGCACTGTGACCACCTCTCTGATGAG ATCAGCATCGCCACACTGCGGCTGTTTGAGGAGCTACTGCAGAAGCCCCATGAACAGATTGTCCGGAGCCTGATCCTGTGCTACCTGGAGGGCCGTCCTTACATGGCCCGTGGCTCGCCTGAGCCCGAAAGCTACGAGGACACCCT AGACCTAGAGGAAGATCCCTACTTCACCGACAGCTTCCTCGACTCTGGCTTTCAGCCCTCCGCAAAGCCTCCCCCGGCCCCTGCCACCAACCCTGATGGCAAGACAGCAGTGACCGAGATTGTCAACAG TTTCCTCTGCCTCGTTCCTGAGGAAGCCAAGACATCGGCCTTCCTGGAGGAGACAGGATACGACACGTACGTCCACGATGCTTATGGACTG CCATACAGCCTGAACCTGCAGGTGACCTCAGTCCTGTCCCGGCTtgccctcttcccccacccccttatCCACGAGTACCTCCTGGATCCCTACACCAACTTGGCCCCTGGCTGCCGAAGCCTGTTCTCTGTGCTCGTCAGG GTGATCGGGGACTTGATGCAGAGAATTCAGAGGGTTCCCCAGTTCCCAGGCAAACTGCTCCTGGTGCGCAGGCAGCTGATGGGCCAAGTCCCTGGGGAGCA GCTGGACCACCAGACCTTCCTCCAGGGCGTGGTCGTCCTGGAGGAATTCTGCAAGGAGCTGGCTGCCATTGCTTTCGTCAAGTTCCCCCCACACAGTCCTCACCTGCACCTCTCCAAACCCCGAGAAGGGCATGTCTGA
- the FHIP2B gene encoding FHF complex subunit HOOK-interacting protein 2B isoform X2: MLSRLGALLQEAVGAREPSIDLLEAFVEHWKGITNYYIESTDENTPAKKTDIPWRLKQMLDILVYEEKQQAAAGEAGPCLEYLLQHKILETLCTLGKAEYPPGMRQQVLQFFSKVLAQVQHPLLHYLNVHRPVQKLLRLGGTVPGSLTEKEEVQFTTVLCSKIQQDPALLTYILEGKKTIGRKASREATASLREAASVRDKDRPHSKAPDSGTCGAWASNTQLPAETQEPDGAIGESSLITTLIGLCKSKKGRVALKARENLLLLVSVASQAAATYMVQSSPCCPAIVEHLCQLYQSLPSSLDPADIAALEGISWRLPSAPSDEASFPGKEALAAFLGWFDYCDHLITEAHTVVSDALAKAVAEKLFVEILQPQLLHVSEQSVLTSTALLTVMLRQLRSPALLREAVAFLLGMDQQPAAPEDSPRTLCAHLIRHCDHLSDEISIATLRLFEELLQKPHEQIVRSLILCYLEGRPYMARGSPEPESYEDTLDLEEDPYFTDSFLDSGFQPSAKPPPAPATNPDGKTAVTEIVNSFLCLVPEEAKTSAFLEETGYDTYVHDAYGLPYSLNLQVTSVLSRLALFPHPLIHEYLLDPYTNLAPGCRSLFSVLVRVIGDLMQRIQRVPQFPGKLLLVRRQLMGQVPGEQLDHQTFLQGVVVLEEFCKELAAIAFVKFPPHSPHLHLSKPREGHV, from the exons ATGCTGAGCCGGCTCGGGGCGCTGCTGCAGGAGGCCGTGGGGGCG CGGGAGCCCAGCATTGACTTGCTGGAGGCCTTCGTGGAACACTGGAAGGGCATCACGAACTACTACATCGAAAGCACAG ATGAAAACACCCCCGCCAAGAAAACAGATATTCCCTGGCGGCTGAAGCAGATGCTGGATATCCTGGTGTATGAGGAGAAGCAGCAGGCCGCGGCTGGCGAGGCGGGGCCTTGCCTGGAGTACCTGCTGCAGCACAAGATCCTGGAGACCCTGTGCACACTGGGCAAGGCCGAG TACCCACCTGGCATGCGGCAGCAGGTGCTCCAGTTCTTCAGCAAGGTTCTGGCCCAAGTGCAACACCCACTCCTGCATTATCTCAACGTCCACAGACCCGTGCAG AAACTTCTCCGACTTGGTGGGACAGTTCCTGGATCCCTCACAGAAAAGGAGGAGGTGCAGTTCACCACAGTCCTCTGCTCCAAGATCCAGCAGGACCCAGCCCTGCTCACCTATATCCTAGAA GGTAAAAAGACTATTGGTAGGAAGGCATCCAGAGAAGCCACCGCCTCTCTGAGAGAGGCAGCCAGTGTCAGGGACAAGGACCGCCCACACAGCAAGGCTCCGGACAGTGGTACCTGTGGGGCCTGGGCCTCAAACACCCAGCTGCCTGCTGAGACCCAGGAGCCAGATGGAGCCATTGGGGAGAGCAGCCTCATTACCACCCTGATTGGCTTGTGCAAGAGCAAG AAAGGTCGGGTGGCCCTGAAGGCCCGGGAGAACCTGCTGCTCCTGGTAAGTGTGGCGTCCCAGGCGGCCGCCACCTACATGGTACAGAGCAGCCCTTGTTGTCCTGCCATCGTCGAGCACCTCTGCCAGCTGTACCAGTCCCTGCCCAGCTCCTTGGACCCTGCAGACATTGCTGCTTTAGAGGGCATCAGCTGGAG GTTACCCAGCGCCCCATCTGATGAGGCTTCCTTCCCCGGCAAGGAGGCCTTGGCTGCCTTTTTGGGCTGGTTTGACTACTGTGACCACCTCATCACAGAGGCACACACG GTGGTTTCGGATGCCTTGGCAAAGGCTGTGGCTGAGAAGTTATTTGTGGAAATTCTGCAGCCCCAGCTCCTACATGT GTCTGAACAGAGCGTCCTGACCTCCACTGCCCTGCTCACAGTCATGCTGCGCCAGCTCCGCTCCCCGGCGCTGCTGCGGGAGGCTGTGGCCTTCCTCCTGGGCATGGACCAGCAGCCTGCAGCCCCTGAGGACAGCCCCCGCACCCTGTGCGCCCACCTCATCAGGCACTGTGACCACCTCTCTGATGAG ATCAGCATCGCCACACTGCGGCTGTTTGAGGAGCTACTGCAGAAGCCCCATGAACAGATTGTCCGGAGCCTGATCCTGTGCTACCTGGAGGGCCGTCCTTACATGGCCCGTGGCTCGCCTGAGCCCGAAAGCTACGAGGACACCCT AGACCTAGAGGAAGATCCCTACTTCACCGACAGCTTCCTCGACTCTGGCTTTCAGCCCTCCGCAAAGCCTCCCCCGGCCCCTGCCACCAACCCTGATGGCAAGACAGCAGTGACCGAGATTGTCAACAG TTTCCTCTGCCTCGTTCCTGAGGAAGCCAAGACATCGGCCTTCCTGGAGGAGACAGGATACGACACGTACGTCCACGATGCTTATGGACTG CCATACAGCCTGAACCTGCAGGTGACCTCAGTCCTGTCCCGGCTtgccctcttcccccacccccttatCCACGAGTACCTCCTGGATCCCTACACCAACTTGGCCCCTGGCTGCCGAAGCCTGTTCTCTGTGCTCGTCAGG GTGATCGGGGACTTGATGCAGAGAATTCAGAGGGTTCCCCAGTTCCCAGGCAAACTGCTCCTGGTGCGCAGGCAGCTGATGGGCCAAGTCCCTGGGGAGCA GCTGGACCACCAGACCTTCCTCCAGGGCGTGGTCGTCCTGGAGGAATTCTGCAAGGAGCTGGCTGCCATTGCTTTCGTCAAGTTCCCCCCACACAGTCCTCACCTGCACCTCTCCAAACCCCGAGAAGGGCATGTCTGA